From Salarias fasciatus chromosome 5, fSalaFa1.1, whole genome shotgun sequence, a single genomic window includes:
- the LOC115389046 gene encoding dynein heavy chain 1, axonemal-like has protein sequence MTQNLSVPQFKTAFEGRINTWESKLHMTRDVLKEWLMCQSSWLNLKPAFSSDEINRQLPVEARTFKKMDGIWRRLMKTAFDNRKVMELCPDAVLFAKLRLCNKLLGQVQKGFSDYLATSGGSIPTL, from the exons ATGACACAGAACTTGTCCGTCCCACAATTTAAAACAGCCTTTGAAGGCCGCATCAACACCTGGGAGAGCAAGCTACACATGACTCGA GATGTGCTGAAGGAGTGGCTGATGTGCCAGAGTTCCTGGTTAAATTTGAAGCCCGCCTTCAGCTCTGATGAAATTAACCGGCAGCTGCCCGTAGAGGCAAGAACATTCAAGAAAATGGACGGAATATGGCGAAGACTCATGAAAACTGCCTTTGATAATCGGAAG GTGATGGAGCTTTGTCCCGATGCTGTCCTGTTTGCCAAACTTAGGCTGTGCAACAAACTTTTGGGGCAGGTGCAGAAAGGTTTCAGTGATTACTTGGCGACCAGTGGAGGCTCTATTCCCACACTGTAA